The segment CGGCCTCGAGACGGTGGTCGCGTCGATGGAGTACAGCTTCATCGGCGGCTCGATGGGCGTGGTGGTCGGCGAGAAGATCGTGCGCGGCATCGAGATGGCGCTCGAACGCAAGGCGCCGATGATCATCGTGTCGTGCTCCGGCGGCGCCCGCATGATGGAAGGGGCGCTGTCGCTCATGCAGATGGCCAAGATCTCGGCGGCGCTGGCGCGCCTCGATCGCGCCAGGCTCCCTTACATCTCGCTGCTGACCGACCCCACCACCGGCGGCGTCACCGCCAGCTTCGCCATGCTGGGCGACCTGAACATCGCCGAGCCCAAGGCGCTGATCGGCTTCGCCGGGCCGCGCGTGATCGAACAGACCATCCGGCAGAAGCTGCCCGACGGCTTCCAGCGCAGCGAGTTCCTGCTCGAACGCGGCATGCTGGACCTGGTGGTCGATCGGCGCGAGCTGAAGGCGACCCTGGAAAAGACGCTGCGGTTCATGAGCGCAACCCAGGCCTCAAGCCCCAAGCCCCAAGCCTCAAGCAATTGACCCCCCTCGAACGGCTGTTCGCCCTCGAGCAGTTCGGCATCAAGCTCGGGCTCGACAACATCCGCGCCATCCTGGCCGCGCTCGACCATCCCGAACGGGCGTGGCGGTCGATTCACATTGCCGGCACCAACGGCAAGGGGTCGGTGGCCGCCATGGTGGAGCGGGCGCTGCGGGCCTCGGGACTCAAGACCGGGCGCTACACCTCGCCCCACCTGGACACGATCGAAGAGCGCGTGGCGATCAACGGCGTGGCGGTCGATCGCGCGGCGTTCACCGCCGCCACCGAAACGGTGTTCGCGGTGATTGACGCGGCCACCCGAACCGGAGCCTTGACGGTCGTGCCGACCTTCTTCGAGGTGTCCACGGCGGTGGCGTTCGAGATCTTCCGCCGCGAGAAGGTGGAGGTCGCGGTGGTTGAAGTCGGGCTGGGCGGGCGCTACGACGCCACCAACGTGCTGGCGCCGGAGGTCACGGCCATCACCTCGATTGCCTTCGACCACGAACGCCACCTGGGCCAGACGCTGTCGGAGATTGCGTTCGAGAAGGCCGGCATCGCCAAGCCCGGCACGCCCCTGGTGATCGGGCGGCTGCCCGCCGAAGCGGCGCGGCGAATCGCCGCGGTGGCCGCCGCCGTGAACGCTCCGCTCATCGACGCGCACGCCACCACCACCGATCGCAGCTACCCGCCGCTCAAGCTCGCCCTGCCGGGGCGGCACCAGCTGGAGAACGCCGCCGTGGCCGTGGCGATTCTCGAAACGTGGTCGGCGCGGGTCTCGCTTGTCCCCACCGAGGCAATTGTGACCGGCCTGGCCGACTGCGACTGGCCGGCGCGGCTCGAGTGGCTGCGGTTGCCCGAGGGAGGCGAGCTGCTGATCGACGCGGCCCACAACCCCGCCGGCGCCGCGGCGCTGGCCACCTACCTGCAGGACACCAACCGGGCGCCACTGCCCATCGTGCTGGCGGTGATGGCCGACAAGAACCTCGCCGGCATGGTGGCGGCCCTGCTGCCGGTGGCGTCGGCGTTCGTGGCGACGACCGTGCCGTATGCGCGGGCGCGAACCGCGGAGGGGCTGGCGGCGGCGCTTCGCGACCTCGCGCCCAAGCTCCCGGTCGACGTGGAAGAGGTGCCCGAGGCGGCCGTGAACCGCGCCCTGGCGCGGGCGAACCGCGTCGTCGCGGCGGGATCGATCTACCTGATCGGCCCGCTGCGCGCGCGTCTGCTGGCCAACGGGGCCGCGCGCATGGGTGTGCGCGCCTGAACCTCTGAACCCGTGAACCCGGTTCTGGTATTCTCGATTTCATCCGTGCGGTTCCACTTCACCCTCGTCCTGACGTGCGTCGTCCTGCTGGGCGCTTTCGCGCGGCCGGCGCACGCGCAGATCGTGCCCGGCTGGAACACCAAGCAGTTCGCGCTCGAGCGCATCGACGCCGATCGCGTCCGGCTGATGCGCGAGGTGGAGATTGAAGGCGAAGCGAGCGGCCCCAACGCCGGCCAGAAGTTTTTCGCCGACGACCTCGAGATGAACACGAAGACGGGCGAGCTGACCGCCCGCGGCAACGTCGTGTTCCAGACGCCCACCTCCCGCATTGCCGCCGAGAGCGTTGTCTTCAACACCAAGACCAAGCTGGGGACTTTCACCAGCGCCACCGGCATCGCGCAACTCGGCGAGCGCGGCCTCGAGAACCGCAGCATGTTCGGCACGATGGAGCCGGACGTGTATTTCTACGGCGCGGAGATCGAGAAGGTCGGGCCCGACAAGTATCGAATCAACAAGGGCGGCTTCACCACGTGCGTGCAGCCGACGCCGCGGTGGGAAATCGTCAGCGGCCGCGCCACCGTCAACCTCAACGACTACGTCGTGATGCGCAACGCGGTGGTCCGCGTGAAGGACGTGCCGGTGTTCTACCTGCCGATCATGTATTACCCGATCCAGGACGATGACCGCGCCACCGGGTTCCTGCTGCCCAGCTACGGCGCCTCGACCTACCAGGGGTCGTCGATCAGCAACGCCTTCTTCTGGGCCATCAACCGCAGCCAGGACCTCACGCTGTTCCACGACTGGTACTTCTCGCGCGGCACCGGCATGGGCACCGAGTATCGCTACCTGATGGGGCCGCGGGCCCAAGGCAACCTGCGCGCCTATTGGCTCAACGAGCAGGAGGCCGTCATCAACGGCTCGACGCGGCCGGCGCGAAAGAGCCAGGTCATCACCGGCGGCCTGAGCCAGGGCCTGCCGTTCCGCCTCTCGGCGCGCGCCAACGTTGACTACTCGACCGACGTCACCACCCGGCAGCTGTACAGCAACAATTTCCTCGATGCCACGACCAGCCGGCGCACGGTGAACGGCGGGGTGACGGGCTCGTGGGGCGGCCTCAGTGTGAACTCGGTGTTCGAGCGGACCGAATACTTCTACAACGCCACCGATTCGCAGGTGAACGGCCGGGCGCCCGGGTTCTCGGCGTCGTACAGCGGCCGCAAGCTCCCCTTCCTGCCGGTGTACTTCTCCATCAACACCGACGCCGCGCACGTGCTGTACATCGGCAAGACCGCGACCGCCACGGTGGACAAGAGCCTGACCCAGGTGGACGTGTCACCGTCGTTGCGGGCGCCGCTCAGCACGCTGCCTTTCCTGTCGGTCAACGCCACGCTCGCCTACCGCACGACCTACTACAGCGAGAGCCTGGCCGCCGACCAGCGCACGCAGATCGACGAAGCCGTGACGCGCAGCTACGCCGACATGCGGGCCGACGTGGTCGGGCCGGTGTTCTCCCGCGTCTTCATGCCGAACAACGCCTTTGCCGAACGGATGAAGCACGTGATCGAGCCGACGTTCTCGGTGCAGCGGCGGACGGCCATCGTCTCACAGAGCCGCGTGCCGCAGACGTCGGGCCGCTTCGACACGATCATCGGCGGCTCCACGCAGCTGTCGTACGGCCTCGCCAACCGCTTGCTGGTGCGCAAGAAGGCCGAGGGCGCCGCGCCGGCCGGCGCGCCGCAGGAACTGCTGAACGTCTCAATCCGGCAGAGCTACTACAGCGACGAGCGGGCCAGCCAGTACGACCCGGCGTTCGGCTACAGCCAGGGCCGCCCGGCCAGCCCGTTCTCGCCGATCTCCCTGTCGGCCCGGGCCCTGCCGCTGCAGCCGATGTCGGTGGACTTCCGCATGGAGTACGATCCGCGCACCGAGGCCACCTTCAAGGTGATCGGCTACGGCCTGAACGGCGCCTATCGCACCGACCTGCTCGAGGCGTCGGCCGGATGGAGCCGGCAGAACTACGGCGCCGCGGCGGCGGGCCGCTCGAACAACTACGTGCAGCAGAGCACGCAATTGCGCTTCGGCGGCGGCCGCTACGGCGGCACCGTGTCGTTCAACTACGACATCGCCCGCTCGACGCTGCTGAACCACCGCTACATCGCGTTCTACAACGCCCAGTGCTGCGGCGTGTCGTTCGAGTACCTCGCCTACAACTACGGGTCGGGCACCAACCTGATCGTGCCCCAGAACCGCCGGTTCAACATGTCCTTCACGCTGGCCGGGGTCGGGTCCTTTTCCAATTTCTTCGGGGCATTCGGCGGCGGGACGTATTAACATCGTCTGCTGTCATGGTCAAAGTTCTCGTCACCGGCGGCGCCGGTTTTATCGGCAGCAACTTCGTGCGGTATGCGCTGCAGACGCACCCCGACTGGCACGTCACCAATCTCGACAAGCTGACCTACGCCGGCCGCATGGAGAACCTGCACGACGTCATCGACAACCCGCGCCATACGTTCGTGCACGGCGACATCCTCGACGCCGCGGTGGCGGGTCCGCTGGTCGAAGCCGCCGACTACGTCGTGCACTTCGCCGCCGAGACCCACGTCGATCGCTCGATCATGGCGGCCGGTGACTTCATCAAGACCGACGTCGAAGGTTCGTTCGTGCTGCTCGAAGCGGCGCGGCGCAACCCGACGCTGAAGCGCTTCGTGCAGATTTCCACCGACGAGGTCTACGGCAGCGTGGCCGAGGGCTCGAGCGTCGAGACCGACGAGTTGCGGCCGCGCAACCCGTACGCCGCGAGCAAGGCCGGCGCCGACCGCCTGGCCTACAGCTACTGGGCCACCCACGACGTGCCGGTCATCGTCACCCGCGCCTCGAACAACTACGGGCCGTACCAGTTCCCCGAGAAGATCCTGCCGCTGTTCGTCACCAACCTGATGGACAACGTCCCGGTGCCGCTCTACGGCGACGGCGGCAACATCCGCGACTGGCTGCACGTGCTCGACCACTGCCGCGCGCTCGACCTGCTGATTCACACCGGCACCAACGGCGAGGTTTACAACATCGGCGGCGGCAACGAGGTGAAGAACATCGACCTGACGCACGCCGTCCTGAAGCTGATGGGCAAGGGCACCGACCTGATCAAGCCGGTGGCCGACCGCAAGGGTCACGACCGCCGCTACAGCCTCGGCACCGCGAAGCTCCAGGCCATGGGCTGGAAGCCGCACGTCCCGTTCGAGCAGGGGCTGCACAACACCGTAGCGTGGTACCAGGCCAACGAGTGGTGGTGGCGGCCGATCAAGGAACGCGACCCGGCCTACCAGGCCTACATCGAAGCCCAGTACGGCAAGCGCGGCTGATGTCTGCCCCCGTCCTGGTGACCGGCGCGGCGGGGTTCGTCGGCAGCCACCTGCTCGAGTTGCTGGCCGAAGACACGCCGGAGATCGTGGCGTGGCAGCGGCCCGGCACCAAACCGCTGGTCAGCGGCACCGGCGTGCGCTGGGTCACCGTGGAAATGCACGACCGCAACGCGGTGGACGCGGCCGTCAGGGACGCGCGCCCCTCGGCGGTCTACCACCTGGCCGGCGTGCCTCACGTCGGCGATTCCTGGGGCCACACCCGCGAGACCTTCGCCGGCAACGTGCTCGCCACCCACCACCTGTTTGAAGGGCTGCGTCGCGCCGGCTTGGCGCCGCGGGTGCTCATGACCGGCTCCGCCACCGTCTACGCGCCGTCCGATCATGCATTGCGCGAAGACGACATCGTCTGTCCGAACAATCCCTATGGCACCAGCAAGCTGGCGCAGGAGATGGTCGCCCTGCGCGCGTGGGAAGACGATGGGATACCGGGATTGATTGCGCGGGCATTCAACCACGTCGGCCCGCGGCAGGTGCCGTCGTTCCTGGCGCCGAGCATCGCGAAGCAGATCGCCGGGATCGAAGCGGGACGCCTCGAACCGGTCCTGAAGGTCGGGAACCTCGAGCCGCGGCGCGACATCATGGACGTGCGCGACACCGTGCGCGCCTACCGCGCGATGATGCAGTCGGCAAGGCCCGGAGTGCCCTACAACGTCTGTTCGGGCCGTCCGGTCGCGGTGAAGGACTTGCTACAGCTCTTCATCGCGCACGCGCGCGTGCCGATTCGCGTGGAGCAGGACCCGGCGCGCTTCCGGCCGAATGACACCCCACTCCTGCTGGGCGACCGCGCCCGCCTCGAAGCGGACACCGGTTGGTCGCCGCAAATCCCGCTCGACCAGACGGTCGAGGACCTGATCGGGTATTGGCGATCGACGTTGACTGGCGAATAAAAAGCGAAATAATAGCGGGAATGGCGACCTTCCCGCTGCTTTTCGACCTGGGTCGCTCCCCCACCACGCGCGATGTCGCGAAACTGGTGAAAGACGGCGGCGTGGCGGCCCTGCCCGGTGCCGTCCGACGCGGCGATGCCGCGACCTACCAGGAAATCCGCTGCCGCTCCGCCCTCAACCGCGTCAAGGGCATGCCGTTCTTCAAGTGGACGCTCAACCCGTATCGCGGCTGCACCCACGGGTGCCACTACTGCTTCGCGCGACAGTACCAGACCCAACTCGAGCTCAACGCCGGCGACGATTTCGCGTCGGTGATCTTCGTGAAGACCAACTTCGTGGAGGTCCTGCGGCGCGAGCTGGACAGGCCCTCCTGGATCAAGGAGTCAATCGGGTTCGGCACGGCCACCGATCCCTACCAGCCGATTGAAGGCAAATACAAGCTGTCGCGGGGCGTGCTGGAAGCCTTG is part of the Vicinamibacterales bacterium genome and harbors:
- the accD gene encoding acetyl-CoA carboxylase, carboxyltransferase subunit beta; translated protein: MAWFKKARKPIATPEKTSRVPEGLWVKCPECDTIIYTKDLVKNLHVCGKCAHHFRLSATERLKSLFDDARWEELAPDLTSNDPLKFTDTKPYKSRLANTQKSTGQKDAVIVGVGRINGLETVVASMEYSFIGGSMGVVVGEKIVRGIEMALERKAPMIIVSCSGGARMMEGALSLMQMAKISAALARLDRARLPYISLLTDPTTGGVTASFAMLGDLNIAEPKALIGFAGPRVIEQTIRQKLPDGFQRSEFLLERGMLDLVVDRRELKATLEKTLRFMSATQASSPKPQASSN
- a CDS encoding cyanophycin synthetase — protein: MTPLERLFALEQFGIKLGLDNIRAILAALDHPERAWRSIHIAGTNGKGSVAAMVERALRASGLKTGRYTSPHLDTIEERVAINGVAVDRAAFTAATETVFAVIDAATRTGALTVVPTFFEVSTAVAFEIFRREKVEVAVVEVGLGGRYDATNVLAPEVTAITSIAFDHERHLGQTLSEIAFEKAGIAKPGTPLVIGRLPAEAARRIAAVAAAVNAPLIDAHATTTDRSYPPLKLALPGRHQLENAAVAVAILETWSARVSLVPTEAIVTGLADCDWPARLEWLRLPEGGELLIDAAHNPAGAAALATYLQDTNRAPLPIVLAVMADKNLAGMVAALLPVASAFVATTVPYARARTAEGLAAALRDLAPKLPVDVEEVPEAAVNRALARANRVVAAGSIYLIGPLRARLLANGAARMGVRA
- a CDS encoding putative LPS assembly protein LptD, encoding MRFHFTLVLTCVVLLGAFARPAHAQIVPGWNTKQFALERIDADRVRLMREVEIEGEASGPNAGQKFFADDLEMNTKTGELTARGNVVFQTPTSRIAAESVVFNTKTKLGTFTSATGIAQLGERGLENRSMFGTMEPDVYFYGAEIEKVGPDKYRINKGGFTTCVQPTPRWEIVSGRATVNLNDYVVMRNAVVRVKDVPVFYLPIMYYPIQDDDRATGFLLPSYGASTYQGSSISNAFFWAINRSQDLTLFHDWYFSRGTGMGTEYRYLMGPRAQGNLRAYWLNEQEAVINGSTRPARKSQVITGGLSQGLPFRLSARANVDYSTDVTTRQLYSNNFLDATTSRRTVNGGVTGSWGGLSVNSVFERTEYFYNATDSQVNGRAPGFSASYSGRKLPFLPVYFSINTDAAHVLYIGKTATATVDKSLTQVDVSPSLRAPLSTLPFLSVNATLAYRTTYYSESLAADQRTQIDEAVTRSYADMRADVVGPVFSRVFMPNNAFAERMKHVIEPTFSVQRRTAIVSQSRVPQTSGRFDTIIGGSTQLSYGLANRLLVRKKAEGAAPAGAPQELLNVSIRQSYYSDERASQYDPAFGYSQGRPASPFSPISLSARALPLQPMSVDFRMEYDPRTEATFKVIGYGLNGAYRTDLLEASAGWSRQNYGAAAAGRSNNYVQQSTQLRFGGGRYGGTVSFNYDIARSTLLNHRYIAFYNAQCCGVSFEYLAYNYGSGTNLIVPQNRRFNMSFTLAGVGSFSNFFGAFGGGTY
- the rfbB gene encoding dTDP-glucose 4,6-dehydratase — encoded protein: MVKVLVTGGAGFIGSNFVRYALQTHPDWHVTNLDKLTYAGRMENLHDVIDNPRHTFVHGDILDAAVAGPLVEAADYVVHFAAETHVDRSIMAAGDFIKTDVEGSFVLLEAARRNPTLKRFVQISTDEVYGSVAEGSSVETDELRPRNPYAASKAGADRLAYSYWATHDVPVIVTRASNNYGPYQFPEKILPLFVTNLMDNVPVPLYGDGGNIRDWLHVLDHCRALDLLIHTGTNGEVYNIGGGNEVKNIDLTHAVLKLMGKGTDLIKPVADRKGHDRRYSLGTAKLQAMGWKPHVPFEQGLHNTVAWYQANEWWWRPIKERDPAYQAYIEAQYGKRG
- a CDS encoding GDP-mannose 4,6-dehydratase, with translation MSAPVLVTGAAGFVGSHLLELLAEDTPEIVAWQRPGTKPLVSGTGVRWVTVEMHDRNAVDAAVRDARPSAVYHLAGVPHVGDSWGHTRETFAGNVLATHHLFEGLRRAGLAPRVLMTGSATVYAPSDHALREDDIVCPNNPYGTSKLAQEMVALRAWEDDGIPGLIARAFNHVGPRQVPSFLAPSIAKQIAGIEAGRLEPVLKVGNLEPRRDIMDVRDTVRAYRAMMQSARPGVPYNVCSGRPVAVKDLLQLFIAHARVPIRVEQDPARFRPNDTPLLLGDRARLEADTGWSPQIPLDQTVEDLIGYWRSTLTGE